The Pseudokineococcus lusitanus genome includes the window GATGAGCAACGCGGTGATCCCCGACGACGTGCGACCCGCCCGCAGCAGCGCCCGCCCTCCGGCGGCGGCGCCCCCCGGCGCGCCCGGGCCCCGCCCGGGGACCCGCGTGAGCCGACGCGGCCCCGGCCAGCGTCCGACCGAGCACCCGCCCGGCCCCACGGGCCTCGTGCTCCTCGGCGAGGTGGCGCGGCGCTTCCACGTGCTCGGCGACAGCAAGGTGCAGATCGCCGCCGACCTCGGGATCAGCCGCTTCAAGGTGGCCCGCCTGCTCGAGGAGGCGGCGGAGCGCGGCGTCGTCCGCGTCGTCGTCGAGGTCCCCGGCGGCACCGACCCCGCCCGGTCGGTCGCGCTCGCCGACGCCCTCGGCCTCGAGCGCGCGGTCGTCGTCGAGACGCCGGGCACCTCCAGCCGGGAGGAGTCCGTGGCCCGCCAGTGGCTCGGCGAGGCCGTGGCGGGGCTGCTCGAGGAGCTGCTCGTCGAGGGCGAGGTCCTCGGCCTCACGTGGAGCCGCACGCTCTCGCACGCCTCCGCCGCGCTGCAGCGGCTGCCCGCCTGCACGGTCGTCCAGCTGGCCGGCGCGCTGCACGACGAGACCGCGGCGGCCGGGACCGTCGAGATCGTCCGCAAGGCG containing:
- a CDS encoding sugar-binding domain-containing protein translates to MSRRGPGQRPTEHPPGPTGLVLLGEVARRFHVLGDSKVQIAADLGISRFKVARLLEEAAERGVVRVVVEVPGGTDPARSVALADALGLERAVVVETPGTSSREESVARQWLGEAVAGLLEELLVEGEVLGLTWSRTLSHASAALQRLPACTVVQLAGALHDETAAAGTVEIVRKAAAVGGGRALPMYAPLVTADAVTAEALRRDPGIAAALGRIDDLTTAVVAVGAWGEGTSTIWPIVSAAEREAGVAAGAVAEVSGRLLAADGSVVPSRFDDRVMALRLEQLARVPEVVAVAYGADRAAAVLAVVRTGWVTTLVADDALADALLALPPADLAPADEEAGEAGEAGEA